A single window of Pyrus communis chromosome 10, drPyrComm1.1, whole genome shotgun sequence DNA harbors:
- the LOC137748969 gene encoding uncharacterized protein — MVVKKMMRWPPWPAAAVSTKKYTVVVVVRRLQGLELEEVVVEERRALVVEVKWKGQKKSLRLGPAPPVKRNFTKEARIGDDGAVEWDEEFTSVCRFSGYTEEGEPLFFTWELAFTVLFNAENKGVRNRVSVFGTASLNLAEYASAVSDGKEFGLNIPVNVATGVSETIPSLSISLRLLELRATQQLSETMRGSLHSDEAISAQKDECSALKAGLRRVKILTNYVSFGKSNKACREEGSTDSRSSNRSEDAASNYPFDTSSLDDDAGEESECSKDDSSVRRSISYETIAYANYAGALFYSTTNIDNEDDFWIHYSNHKLAGGLHVDNSSAPVHGPTFWWSSKGSILPWRKRKLSFRSPKAKEEPLLKKHYGEEGGDDIDFDRRQLSSSDESSFGSRETEGSVSEFGDDNFSVGTWQQKEVISRDGNMKLHIQVFFASIDQRSERAAGESACTALVAVIADWLKSNQNEMPIKSEFDSLIRDGSSEWRALCNNEAYIKHFPDKHFDLETIVQSKVRPLSLVPEKSFIGFFHPEGLENRDFDFLDGAMSFDSVWDEISHSASQCAWDSKPLVYIVSWNDHFFVLKVEQHAFYIIDTLGERLYEGCNHAYILKFDKDTKIQKFPSGTKTSDEKKRDQLQPNNSKETKAEGAIVVSQKDSKEGDGEEEIVWKGKDCCKEYIKSFLAAIPIRGLLADLKRGLMTSIPLHHRLQIEFHYTKLLLSPGEVSVIETAADAPAMAMALTVV, encoded by the exons ATGGTggtgaagaagatgatgaggtGGCCACCATGGCCGGCAGCAGCCGTTTCCACCAAGAAATATACTGTAGTCGTTGTTGTGCGGAGGCTACAGGGGTTGGaattggaggaggtggtggtggaggagagaAGAGCGTTGGTGGTGGAGGTTAAGTGGAAGGGTCAGAAGAAGTCCTTGAGACTCGGCCCTGCTCCTCCTGTCAAGAGGAATTTCACCAAAGAAGCCAGAATTGGTGATGATGGGGCGGTCGAGTGGGATGAGGAGTTTACGAGTGTATGTCGCTTTTCAGGTTACACGGAGGAGGGGGAGCCTCTGTTTTTTACATGGGAGCTTGCATTTACAGTGCTCTTCAAT GCTGAAAACAAAGGAGTGAGAAACAGAGTCAGTGTCTTTGGAACTGCATCACTGAACCTCGCGGAATATGCTTCAGCAGTGTCTGACGGAAAGGAATTCGGGCTCAACATTCCTGTTAATGTCGCTACTGGGGTTTCAGAGACTATCCCATCACTGTCT ATCTCTCTCAGATTATTGGAACTGAGAGCCACTCAACAACTCTCAGAGACCATGCGGGGATCCTTGCATTCTGATGAAGCTATTTCCGCACAAAAAGACGAGTGTTCTGCTCTTAAAGCAGGGCTGAGAAGGGTGAAAATCCTAACCAATTATGTTTCATTTGGTAAATCAAACAAGGCATGCCGCGAGGAAGGTAGCACTGATAGCAGGAGTTCCAATCGAAGCGAGGATGCTGCGTCCAATTATCCATTTGACACAAGTTCACTTGATGATGATGCTGGAGAGGAATCAGAGTGCAGTAAGGACGATTCTAGTGTCAGGCGGTCAATCAGCTACGAAACTATAGCATATGCAAACTATGCTGGAGCCTTGTTTTACTCCACTACTAACATTGACAATGAGGATGATTTTTGGATCCACTATAGCAACCATAAATTAGCAGGCGGCTTGCATGTTGACAATTCTAGTGCACCAGTCCACGGGCCAACCTTCTGGTGGAGTTCAAAGGGAAGCATCCTACCTTGGAGGAAGAGGAAATTGAGCTTCAGATCTCCGAAGGCCAAAGAGGAGCCTCTTCTGAAGAAACATTATGGAGAAGAGGGTGGCGATGATATTGACTTTGATCGCAGGCAGCTTAGCTCCTCCGATGAGTCCAGTTTTGGG TCTCGTGAAACAGAGGGTTCAGTATCTGAATTCGGGGACGATAATTTTTCTGTGGGAACTTGGCAGCAAAAGGAAGTGATAAGCCGTGATGGAAATATGAAGCTTCACATCCAAGTATTTTTTGCTTCAATTGATCAAAGGAGTGAACGTGCTGCTGGAGAGAGTGCGTGCACGGCCCTGGTTGCAGTCATTGCAGATTGGTTGAAATCCAACCAGAATGAGATGCCTATCAAGTCTGAATTCGACAGCCTGATTAGAGATGGATCATCAGAGTGGAGAGCTCTCTGCAATAACGAGGCCTACATAAAGCATTTCCCTGACAAGCACTTCGATCTTGAGACCATAGTTCAATCTAAAGTTCGTCCTCTTTCTCTAGTTCCAGAGAAATCTTTCATAGGATTCTTCCATCCTGAGGGACTAGAAAATAGGGATTTCGACTTCCTTGATGGTGCCATGTCCTTCGATAGTGTGTGGGATGAGATCAGCCATTCTGCATCACAATGTGCATGGGACAGCAAACCGTTAGTCTACATTGTGAGTTGGAATGACCATTTCTTTGTCCTAAAGGTAGAGCAGCATGCTTTTTACATAATTGATACATTGGGGGAGAGGCTGTATGAAGGCTGCAACCACGCTTATATCCTCAAATTTGACAAAgacacaaaaatacaaaaatttccAAGCGGTACTAAAACATCAGATGAGAAAAAGAGAGACCAATTACAACCGAACAACTCCAAGGAAACAAAAGCCGAAGGGGCAATTGTAGTGAGCCAGAAAGATTCGAAAGAAGGAGATGGAGAAGAGGAGATTGTGTGGAAAGGAAAAGACTGCTGTAAAGAGTATATTAAGAGCTTTCTTGCTGCTATTCCAATAAGGGGATTGCTGGCGGATCTTAAGAGGGGTTTGATGACATCAATACCTCTCCATCACCGGCTACAAATTGAATTCCACTATACCAAGCTGTTGCTGTCCCCGGGTGAAGTTTCAGTAATTGAAACAGCAGCTGATGCTCCAGCAATGGCCATGGCATTGACCGTTGTATAA
- the LOC137747521 gene encoding uncharacterized protein isoform X1, which translates to MAAAQESSDAERKRVVVIGGGVGGSVVAHSLQFCADVVLVDQKEYFEIPWGSLRAMVEPSFAKRSIINHCNYLPNVRIVASTAANITDREVLTTDGRLLVYDYLVIATGHKDSVPKTRVARLSQYQAEFEKINSAESILIVGGGPTGVELAGEIATDFPEKKVTLVHRGSRLLEFIGLKASQKALDWLISKNVEVLLNESVNLNNVSDGAFQTSSGEVIAADCHFVCTAKPMGSSWLRESILQNDLDMQGRLMVDRNMRVRGHKNIFAVGDITDVKEIKQGYLAQRHAEVTAENLKLLLRGRNESKMATYKPGLEMALVSLGRNEGIAQFPLVTISGCIPGMIKSGDLFVGKTRKRLGLKP; encoded by the exons ATGGCTGCGGCGCAAGAGTCATCGGATgcggagaggaagagagtggtGGTGATTGGAGGCGGCGTCGGCGGCTCCGTCGTAGCCCATTCTCTCCAGTTCTGCGCTGATGTTGTCCTTGTTGATCA GAAGGAGTATTTCGAGATCCCATGGGGAAGCTTGAGGGCAATGGTGGAGCCATCATTTGCCAAAAGATCCATCATTAATCACTGCAATTATCTTCCAAATGTGCGGATTGTTGCATCTACTGCAGCTAACATCACAGACCGTGAAGTATTGACTACAGATGGCCGTTTGCTTGTATATGATTACCTTGTTATAGCCACTGGTCACAAGGACTCTGTTCCAAAAACCAGAGTTGCGAGGCTCAGTCAGTACCAGGCAG AGTTTGAAAAGATCAATTCTGCTGAATCAATCCTGATTGTTGGAGGGGGTCCTACTGGTGTTGAACTTGCCGGTGAAATTGCCACTGATTTTCCAGAAAAGAAGGTGACACTTGTGCACAGGGGGTCAAGGCTACTAGAATTCATTGGCTTGAAGGCTTCCCAAAAGGCACTTGATTGGTTAATATCAAAAAATGTTGAAGTTCTTTTGAATGAGTCCGTTAATTTGAACAATGTATCTGATGGTGCATTTCAAACATCTTCTGGAGAAGTTATCGCAGCTGATTGCCACTTTGTGTGCACGGCTAAACCAATGGGTTCGTCATGGCTTAGGGAGAGTATTTTACAGAATGACTTGGATATGCAAGGAAGATTGATGGTTGATAGAAACATGAGGGTTCGTGGTCATAAAAATATCTTTGCAGTAGGAGATATAACCGATGTTAAG GAGATCAAACAAGGATATTTAGCACAAAGACATGCTGAAGTGACTGCCGAGAACCTGAAGCTATTGTTGAGAGGACGAAATGAAAGCAAGATGGCTACATATAAGCCTGGTTTAGAAATGGCACTTGTTTCACTTGGGAGGAATGAGGGAATTGCTCAGTTCCCATTAGTGACGATTAGTGGTTGCATCCCAGGCATGATCAAATCCGGGGACTTATTTGTAGGAAAGACAAGGAAACGTCTTGGGCTGAAACCTTGA
- the LOC137747521 gene encoding uncharacterized protein isoform X2, translating to MVEPSFAKRSIINHCNYLPNVRIVASTAANITDREVLTTDGRLLVYDYLVIATGHKDSVPKTRVARLSQYQAEFEKINSAESILIVGGGPTGVELAGEIATDFPEKKVTLVHRGSRLLEFIGLKASQKALDWLISKNVEVLLNESVNLNNVSDGAFQTSSGEVIAADCHFVCTAKPMGSSWLRESILQNDLDMQGRLMVDRNMRVRGHKNIFAVGDITDVKEIKQGYLAQRHAEVTAENLKLLLRGRNESKMATYKPGLEMALVSLGRNEGIAQFPLVTISGCIPGMIKSGDLFVGKTRKRLGLKP from the exons ATGGTGGAGCCATCATTTGCCAAAAGATCCATCATTAATCACTGCAATTATCTTCCAAATGTGCGGATTGTTGCATCTACTGCAGCTAACATCACAGACCGTGAAGTATTGACTACAGATGGCCGTTTGCTTGTATATGATTACCTTGTTATAGCCACTGGTCACAAGGACTCTGTTCCAAAAACCAGAGTTGCGAGGCTCAGTCAGTACCAGGCAG AGTTTGAAAAGATCAATTCTGCTGAATCAATCCTGATTGTTGGAGGGGGTCCTACTGGTGTTGAACTTGCCGGTGAAATTGCCACTGATTTTCCAGAAAAGAAGGTGACACTTGTGCACAGGGGGTCAAGGCTACTAGAATTCATTGGCTTGAAGGCTTCCCAAAAGGCACTTGATTGGTTAATATCAAAAAATGTTGAAGTTCTTTTGAATGAGTCCGTTAATTTGAACAATGTATCTGATGGTGCATTTCAAACATCTTCTGGAGAAGTTATCGCAGCTGATTGCCACTTTGTGTGCACGGCTAAACCAATGGGTTCGTCATGGCTTAGGGAGAGTATTTTACAGAATGACTTGGATATGCAAGGAAGATTGATGGTTGATAGAAACATGAGGGTTCGTGGTCATAAAAATATCTTTGCAGTAGGAGATATAACCGATGTTAAG GAGATCAAACAAGGATATTTAGCACAAAGACATGCTGAAGTGACTGCCGAGAACCTGAAGCTATTGTTGAGAGGACGAAATGAAAGCAAGATGGCTACATATAAGCCTGGTTTAGAAATGGCACTTGTTTCACTTGGGAGGAATGAGGGAATTGCTCAGTTCCCATTAGTGACGATTAGTGGTTGCATCCCAGGCATGATCAAATCCGGGGACTTATTTGTAGGAAAGACAAGGAAACGTCTTGGGCTGAAACCTTGA
- the LOC137748008 gene encoding U-box domain-containing protein 52-like, whose translation MGRGNVESREKVTLAIDRDKGSQHAIKWAVDNLVTGGQHVILLHVKQTTPAVSAVSQGEETENVYKKPVDPITKELFLPFRSFCCKKLIKCKEVVVEAADVPKTLINYVISNSIEVLVLGAPTRTGLFKSFKTTTDVPSSVLKGIPDFCTLYVIGKGKISYMQTATTAPPQKAHNQIQKQSSRISENDEQSMRKQHPRGRSSMNHSYDLSPENSDISSVSSGRPSIDHMFPSLYNSVSSGMSSRQSMGSEFDSISSASSYSRHQYIDMSASPYGFSTSSSESGRSWSSSQNVDEVEVEMRRLQLELKQTMDMYNAACKEAVASKHTANRLKSEEQQRLHEARIAEEAALAQIENEKAKCKAAIQVAAAAQMIAELESQKRRLAEMTILGQAEEKKGTEATAYSFRYRKYTIEEIEVATNKFSQDRKIGEGGYGPVYWGELDHTQVAIKILRPDAAHGRSQFQQEIEVLSCIRHPNMVLLLGACPEYGCLVYEYMAKGSLEDCLFQQGNSKTPAIPWQLRFRIAAEIGTALLFLHQTKPEPIVHRDLKPGNILLDHNYVSKISDVGLARLVPPSVQDSVTQYRMTSTAGTFCYIDPEYQQTGMLGTKSDVYSLGVMFLQLITAKSPMGLTHHVERALELGTFAELLDPAVPDWPVEEATNFAKLALQCAEMRRKDRPDLGKVMLPELNRLRALAEDSMPGAGGGGVYSQRHSKSSMSSCDQDVLSDVHQPLSGYES comes from the exons ATGGGAAGAGGGAATGTAGAATCGAGAGAGAAGGTGACACTTGCAATAGACAGAGACAAAGGAAGTCAACATGCTATAAAATGGGCTGTTGATAATCTTGTCACCGGAGGCCAACATGTCATCCTGCTCCATGTCAAACAAACAACGCCGGCGGTTTCTGCTGTATCCCAAGGGGAGGAAACTGAAAATGTGTACAAAAAACCAGTTGACCCAATAACCAAAGAGCTGTTTCTTCCATTCCGTTCCTTTTGCTGCAAAAAGCTT ATAAAATGCAAAGAAGTCGTGGTTGAGGCTGCCGATGTACCAAAAACCTTGATCAACTATGTTATCTCTAATTCAATTGAGGTTCTGGTACTTGGAGCACCCACAAGAACCGGCCTTTTCAA ATCATTCAAAACAACAACAGACGTCCCAAGCTCCGTGTTAAAAGGGATACCAGATTTCTGCACTCTCTATGTCATTGGGAAAGGAAAGATCTCATATATGCAAACTGCTACCACAGCACCACCccaaaaagcacataaccaaattcaaaaacaatCCAGCAGAATTTCGGAAAATGATGAACAATCCATGCGTAAACAGCATCCCAGGG GACGATCTTCAATGAACCACTCATACGACCTATCACCAGAGAATAGTGATATATCATCCGTGAGCAGCGGAAGACCAAGCATTGATCACATGTTTCCTTCCTTGTACAATAGTGTGTCATCGGGAATGAGCTCCCGACAATCAATGGGCTCGGAGTTTGACAGCATAAGCTCTGCGTCATCTTACTCTAGACACCAATATATTGACATGAGCGCCTCACCATACGGATTCTCAACATCCTCATCGGAAAGTGGAAGATCATGGTCATCGTCACAAAACGTG GATGAAGTGGAAGTTGAGATGAGGAGGCTCCAGCTAGAGCTCAAGCAAACAATGGACATGTATAACGCGGCCTGCAAGGAGGCAGTCGCATCAAAACATACG GCAAACCGATTGAAATCGGAAGAACAACAACGATTACATGAGGCACGAATAGCAGAGGAAGCTGCATTGGCACAAATAGAGAATGAGAAAGCGAAATGTAAGGCAGCCATTCAGGTGGCAGCGGCAGCTCAAATGATTGCTGAACTGGAATCCCAAAAAAGGAGGCTTGCAGAAATGACGATTCTTGGACAAGCTGAAGAGAAGAAGGGAACAGAAGCAACGGCATACAGTTTCAGGTACAGGAAATATACAATTGAGGAGATTGAAGTAgcaacaaataaattttcacAAGATCGCAAGATTGGAGAAGGAGGCTATGGACCAGTGTACTGGGGTGAACTGGATCACACACAAGTAGCAATCAAAATTCTACGTCCAGATGCAGCGCACGGACGTTCACAGTTCCAACAAGAG ATCGAAGTATTGAGCTGCATACGACATCCAAACATGGTGCTCCTTCTTGGAGCTTGCCCAGAGTATGGTTGTCTGGTCTATGAGTACATGGCTAAGGGGAGCTTAGAAGACTGTCTCTTCCAGCAAGGTAACAGTAAGACCCCGGCTATTCCTTGGCAGCTCAGGTTCCGAATTGCTGCAGAAATTGGCACTGCGCTTTTGTTCCTTCACCAGACGAAGCCAGAACCAATTGTACACCGTGACCTAAAACCTGGAAACATTTTGCTAGACCATAACTATGTGAGCAAGATTAGTGATGTAGGTCTAGCCAGGCTTGTCCCTCCATCTGTACAAGACTCTGTCACTCAGTACCGAATGACATCAACAGCTGGAACCTTCTGTTATATCGACCCAGAGTATCAACAAACTGGCATGCTTGGAACGAAATCTGATGTCTACTCACTCGGGGTCATGTTTCTACAACTAATAACAGCGAAATCGCCAATGGGTTTGACTCATCATGTCGAGCGAGCTTTGGAGCTAGGGACCTTTGCCGAGTTGCTTGACCCTGCTGTTCCTGACTGGCCAGTGGAGGAAGCCACCAACTTTGCCAAGTTAGCCTTACAATGTGCTGAAATGAGGCGGAAAGACAGACCTGATCTTGGGAAGGTTATGCTACCTGAACTTAACAGATTGAGAGCATTAGCCGAAGATAGCATGCCTGgtgctggtggtggtggagtATACTCACAAAGACATAGCAAAAGCTCGATGTCCTCATGTGATCAA GATGTGCTAAGCGACGTCCATCAACCACTATCTGGGTACGAGAGCTAA
- the LOC137746587 gene encoding uncharacterized protein At3g28850-like — MKGVKGKLMMKLKSIGPIGIGYLKPQDRVLQVNASDAYADSNLNIQTHNLISEETEQKKKKIKQLEKNVTEQEPDVIDVTELMRDLEDEEESGQDGDDIDVDDKENVRPKMVAKHPVECSKSWVKTESNLEENRASEASENRRQTPLSEIDISSFRRPDLNSGSLFDPDLLAAFQQAVMEYMRLSEEEKNARRSEKEDIESNFVEAPDPEPELEPAPPSNEDALLALEEKCPPGSLDSSVVLYTTTLRGIRKTFDDCNSVRFLLESFRVVFYERDVSMHMEFRQELWKILDCKAVPPKLFIKGRYIGGAEEVLTLHEQGKLKPLFEGVPLDRSIGPCEACDGVRFVVCFRCSGSCKLIADEGQPDKCPECNENGLIICPLCC, encoded by the coding sequence ATGAAAGGGGTGAAGGGAAAGTTGATGATGAAGTTGAAGTCAATCGGACCAATTGGAATTGGGTACCTGAAACCCCAAGATCGAGTTCTTCAGGTAAATGCATCGGATGCGTACGCGGATTCAAATCTCAACATTCAGACCCATAATTTGATTTCGGAAGAAACggagcagaagaagaagaagatcaaaCAGTTAGAGAAGAATGTGACGGAGCAAGAGCCTGACGTTATCGACGTCACCGAGCTTATGAGAGACCTCGAAGATGAAGAAGAGTCAGGGCAGGATGGCGATGATATAGACGTCGACGACAAGGAAAACGTTAGGCCTAAAATGGTGGCAAAACACCCAGTAGAGTGCAGCAAAAGTTGGGTTAAAACGGAATCAAATTTGGAGGAAAACAGAGCTTCTGAAGCTTCAGAGAATCGTAGACAGACCCCTTTGTCGGAGATTGACATCTCATCTTTTCGGAGACCGGACTTAAACTCCGGTAGCCTCTTCGACCCGGACCTACTAGCAGCCTTTCAGCAAGCAGTGATGGAATATATGAGGTTGAgtgaagaagagaaaaatgcAAGGAGAAGCGAAAAAGAAGATATTGAATCCAATTTTGTAGAAGCGCCAGATCCCGAGCCAGAGCTAGAGCCAGCACCACCTTCAAATGAAGACGCTCTGTTAGCCTTGGAAGAAAAGTGTCCGCCGGGTAGTTTGGATTCATCGGTAGTTCTCTACACTACAACCCTTCGGGGAATTCGGAAGACTTTTGATGATTGCAACAGCGTTCGATTTCTTTTGGAGAGCTTTCGGGTGGTGTTCTACGAGCGAGATGTGTCAATGCACATGGAATTCAGACAAGAGCTGTGGAAGATTTTGGATTGCAAAGCAGTGCCTCCAAAGCTTTTCATAAAGGGGAGATATATCGGGGGAGCGGAGGAGGTTTTGACGCTTCATGAACAAGGAAAGCTCAAGCCGCTCTTTGAAGGAGTCCCGTTGGATCGGTCCATTGGCCCCTGTGAAGCTTGTGATGGAGTTCGATTTGTGGTTTGCTTCAGATGCAGCGGGAGCTGCAAGCTCATCGCCGATGAGGGGCAGCCGGATAAGTGCCCCGAGTGTAACGAAAATGGGTTGATTATATGCCCCTTGTGTTGCTGA
- the LOC137746805 gene encoding dnaJ protein homolog: MFGRAPKKSDNSKYYEILGVSKTASQDDLKKAYRKAAIKNHPDKGGDPEKFKELAQAYEVLSDPEKREIYDQYGEDALKEGMGGGGGGHDPFDIFQSFFGGNPFGGGGSSRGRRQRRGEDVIHPLKVSLEDLYNGTSKKLSLARNKICTKCKGKGSKSGASMKCPGCQGSGMKVSIRHLGPSMIQQMQHPCTECKGTGETINDKDRCTQCKGEKVVQEKKVLEVIVEKGMQNGQKITFPGEADEAPDTITGDIVFVLQQKEHPKFKRKGDDLFFEHTLSLVESLCGFQFVLTHLDGRQLLIKSQPGEVVKPDQFKAINDEGMSMYQRPFMKGKLYIHFTVEFPESLNPEQCKALEAVLPPKTSAQLTDMELDECEETTLHDVNIEEEMRRKQAHAHEAYDDDEDMHGGAQRVQCAQQ, from the exons ATGTTTGGGAGAGCTCCAAAGAAAAGCGATAACAGCAAATATTATGAGATCCTTGGAGTTTCAAAGACCGCTTCGCAGGACGATCTAAAGAAGGCTTATAGAAAAGCCGCCATCAAGAACCACCCTGATAAGGGCGGCGATCCTGAGAAg TTTAAAGAGTTGGCCCAAGCATATGAGGTTCTGAGTGATCCAGAGAAACGTGAGATATATGACCAATATGGCGAGGATGCCCTCAAGGAAGGAATGGGTGGCGGAGGTGGCGGCCATGACCCATTTGATATTTTCCAATCCTTCTTTGGTGGAAACCCATTCGGTG GTGGTGGAAGCAGCAGAGGCCGAAGGCAGAGAAGGGGAGAGGATGTGATCCATCCACTTAAGGTTTCTTTGGAAGATCTCTACAATGGAACGTCCAAAAAGCTTTCTCTCGCGCGCAACAAAATCTGCACCAAATGCAAGGG TAAAGGGTCGAAGTCAGGTGCCTCAATGAAATGTCCTGGCTGCCAAGGTTCTGGAATGAAAGTATCTATTAGACATCTTGGCCCCTCGATGATCCAGCAAATGCAACATCCTTGCACTGAGTGCAAGGGTACTGGTGAGACCATTAATGACAAGGATCGCTGCACACAATGTAAGGGTGAGAAGGTTGTTCAGGAAAAGAAAGTCTTAGAAGTAATTGTGGAGAAGGGCATGCAAAATGGGCAGAAGATTACATTCCCTGGTGAAGCTGATGAAGCG CCAGACACCATCACAGGCGATATTGTCTTTGTCCTACAACAAAAGGAGCACCCTAAATTTAAGAGGAAGGGTGATGATCTCTTCTTTGAACATACCTTGTCACTTGTGGAGTCACTCTGCGGCTTCCAATTTGTATTGACACATTTAGATGGAAGACAGCTCCTCATTAAATCCCAACCTGGAGAAGTTGTAAAGCCTG ATCAATTCAAGGCTATAAATGATGAAGGCATGTCAATGTACcagaggccattcatgaaaggTAAGTTATATATTCACTTCACAGTGGAGTTCCCTGAGTCACTGAATCCAGAACAGTGCAAGGCTCTGGAGGCTGTCCTCCCCCCCAAGACTTCGGCTCAGCTGACCGACATGGAGTTGGATGAATGTGAGGAGACTACGCTGCATGATGTAAACATAGAGGAGGAAATGCGTCGAAAGCAAGCACATGCACACGAGGCGTATGACGATGATGAGGACATGCATGGTGGTGCCCAGAGGGTTCAGTGTGCTCAGCAATGA